The following are from one region of the Heterodontus francisci isolate sHetFra1 unplaced genomic scaffold, sHetFra1.hap1 HAP1_SCAFFOLD_632, whole genome shotgun sequence genome:
- the LOC137364159 gene encoding histone H3 encodes MARTKQTARKSTGGKAPRKQLATKAARKSAPATGGVKKPHRYRPGTVALREIRRYQKSTELLIRKLPFQRLVREIAQDFKTDLRFQSSAVMALQEASEAYLVGLFEDTNLCAIHAKRVTIMPKDIQLARRIRGERA; translated from the coding sequence ATGGCCCGGACAAAGCAGACAGCGcgtaaatcgaccggagggaaagctcctcgcaaacagctggctaccaaagcggcccggaagagcgctccagccacgggtggAGTAAAGAAGCCTCATCgctacagacccggcactgtggctctgagggagatccgccgctaccagaaatccactgagctcctcatccgcaaactgcccttccagcgcctggtcagaGAGATCgctcaggacttcaagacagacctgcgcttccagagctcggccgtcatggccctgcaggaggccagcgaggcttacctggtggggctctttgaggacaccaacctgtgcgccatccacgccaagcgagtcaccatcatgcccaaagacatccagctggcccgccgcatccgcggggaacgcgccTAA